The DNA window TCGTGTCCGCGCCGCACTTCTCGTGCAGAACGCGCAGAAGGTCCTTCGCGTGGACGATCCCGACGATGTGGTCAACGTCCTCCTCGTAGATCGGGATGCGGGAATGGCCCTCCTCCATGATGACGTCGAGAAGCTCGGCGATCGGGGATTCGACGTCCACGGTCTTCATGTCAATGCGCGGGACCATGACCTTGCGGACGACGGTGTCGGTGAACTCGAAGATGGAGTGGATCATCTCGCGCTCCTCCTCCTCGATGATCCCGTCCTCCTCGCCGGCCTCGACGAGCATCTTGAGTTCCTCCTCGGTGACGACCGGCGACGAGAAACTCGCCTTGCCGCCGAACGGCCTGACGATGATGTTGCTCGACCAGGTGACGACCCTCACGAGCGGTGCGAGGACGATCGAGAGGAAGAGGAGGAACTTCGCCGACCGCAGAGCGATCTTCTCGGAGTGCTGAAGCGCGAGGCTTTTCGGGCTGATCTCACCGATGACGAGGCTGAGATAGCCGATGACCAGGGTGACGACGAACACGGCGACGCCGAGCGAGTTTCGCGCAACAAAGGGGATTCCCGTCCGGGCGAGGACGTCGGCCACGGGCTGGGCGAGGGTCACGGCGCCGGCCGCCGATGCGAAGAACCCGACGAGCGTGACGCCGATCTGCACGGTGGCGAGAAGCCTTGTGGGATTCTCCATCAGGCGCTGGACCGTCACGGCCGACGGGACACCCTCTTCGATCAACTGCCTGATCCTCGTCTTACGGACCGAGACCAGCGCGATCTCCGCCATGGCGAAGAAGGCGTTCAGCAGTATGAGGCACGAGATCAGTACCGCACTCCAGGCGATTCCCACGGGCGCGATCTGGGCGAGAGCCGCCGGATACGCCGCGCCGGTCCCATCGGGAACCGCCAGAGCGAGCAAGTGCGGTAAGTTAGCAGGGTCGGGGTCTGTACCCAAACTCGAAACACCTCCAGTCGGAAAGCGGACGGCAGAGAACGAACGATGTTCCGGCGCTACGACGGCGTGACCCAGTACACGAGCGCCGAGAGGAGCATCGCCAGGAGGGCCCCGGTCACGACCTCCTGCATGGTATGTATCTTCGCTTCCACGCGGCTCTGCGCGATGAGAAGCGCCATTATCAGTGCGACTATCACGGTGAGGGCGTCTTTCGACAGGTACAGGATCGTCGCCGCGAGGAAGAACCCGGCCGCTGAATGACCGCTGCAGACGCCGCCTTTGAGAAGCTTCCCGCGCGAGCCCAGGGCCTTTATGATCGTCACCAGCACCAGCAGGACGATCCCCGCCAGCAGGACCTTCATGAGGCTGTCCGGCCCTTCCGACCTCGCCCCGCTGACGCGGCTGAACGACTGATCGCCCAGGAAGAGCAGGCATCCGACGAGGATCGCCATCCCGGTGGCGATGAGCACCGCTCCCGCCGCCGCGTCTTTGGCGAACTTGGCGAGCGGGTGGTACGTCTGCGTCACGAGATCAACGACGGCCTCGATGGACGTGTTGAACATCTCGGCGACGAGGACCATCGAGATCGTGAACAGCAGGACGAGTATGTCCTTCTTGTCCAGCCCGAATATCAGCGCGACGAGAAGCACCATGACCACGGTCACGAAGTGGAACCGCATGTGCTTCTGCGTGCGGAAGACGTCGAGTATGCCGTCTACGGCGTACTTGAAGCTTTCGAGGACCGTCTTCGGCCTGACCGGCGGCTTGGCCTGCTCGTAGTCGTGTATGTCGTCGCTTATCGCCGGGGTTTTGGTCTTCTCGTTCATTCTATATTCTTTCCAGAACCGCCGCCTCGCGCTCGCGCATCTTCTCCGCGCCTTCGTCGGTTTCGTCGTCATATCCGAGCAGGTGAAGAATCCCATGCGCCACGAGAAGCGACAGCTCCTCGTCGAGCGGCTTGCCCCGCTCCGAAGCCTGTCTCGCCGCGGTCTCCACGGAGATGACCACGTCACCGAGAAGCACCGGCTCGTCCGGCGCCGAAACGGTCTCATCCTCATCGAGCTGTTGGAAGGACAACACGTCGGTCGGGCGGTCCTTCCCCCGGTAGTCCCTGTTCAGCCGATGAATGTGCTCGTCGTCCGTGAGCACTATACTTATTTCGGGAGAATACGACAAATCCTCAACCTGCAACAACTTGTTCGCGACTCTGATCAGGCTTTCCTGGTTCACCCGCAGCGACTGCAGGTTCTTTATCAGTATTTCCATTGGAGCCGGGCCTCCTCGGTTCCGAGCCGGGCGGATCGGGATACTCTATGCGCGCGTGCAGCATGCTGGTGAGCGTTCGCACGAACGACTCGGTAATACGGCTGATGTCCTTGAAGGTAAGCTCCGACTCGTCCAACTGGCCGTCGGACAGCCTCTCGTCCAGTATCTTCCGAACCATGTCCTTGATGCTGCCGATATCGGGCTTGGCAAGCGCGCGCGAGGCGGCCTCGACCGAGTCGGCGAGCATGAGGAGTGCGGCTTCCTTGGTCTGCGGCTTGGTGCCCTCGTACCGGAACTGATGCT is part of the Armatimonadota bacterium genome and encodes:
- a CDS encoding HlyC/CorC family transporter, yielding MGTDPDPANLPHLLALAVPDGTGAAYPAALAQIAPVGIAWSAVLISCLILLNAFFAMAEIALVSVRKTRIRQLIEEGVPSAVTVQRLMENPTRLLATVQIGVTLVGFFASAAGAVTLAQPVADVLARTGIPFVARNSLGVAVFVVTLVIGYLSLVIGEISPKSLALQHSEKIALRSAKFLLFLSIVLAPLVRVVTWSSNIIVRPFGGKASFSSPVVTEEELKMLVEAGEEDGIIEEEEREMIHSIFEFTDTVVRKVMVPRIDMKTVDVESPIAELLDVIMEEGHSRIPIYEEDVDHIVGIVHAKDLLRVLHEKCGADTSIRDLMRPPYIIPENKKVDELLAEFKKSKIQLAIVVDEYGGTAGLVTIEDLLEEIVGDIMDEYDEEEPLVEVIDANTSIVDARTPIDEINEQMDLQLPEEEFDTIGGFVFGLFGKQPHLGESVEYDGAELTIAETDGPRINKVKIVKTGRPDMDAAEVDSRD
- a CDS encoding diacylglycerol kinase, whose protein sequence is MNEKTKTPAISDDIHDYEQAKPPVRPKTVLESFKYAVDGILDVFRTQKHMRFHFVTVVMVLLVALIFGLDKKDILVLLFTISMVLVAEMFNTSIEAVVDLVTQTYHPLAKFAKDAAAGAVLIATGMAILVGCLLFLGDQSFSRVSGARSEGPDSLMKVLLAGIVLLVLVTIIKALGSRGKLLKGGVCSGHSAAGFFLAATILYLSKDALTVIVALIMALLIAQSRVEAKIHTMQEVVTGALLAMLLSALVYWVTPS
- the ybeY gene encoding rRNA maturation RNase YbeY translates to MEILIKNLQSLRVNQESLIRVANKLLQVEDLSYSPEISIVLTDDEHIHRLNRDYRGKDRPTDVLSFQQLDEDETVSAPDEPVLLGDVVISVETAARQASERGKPLDEELSLLVAHGILHLLGYDDETDEGAEKMREREAAVLERI